The genomic segment ACTTGACAGCCTCAGGGTTGAAGAGAAACACATAATATTCCACCTGCATAGCTCCAATCtgaaggcatgaatatcaatttcttcttccagtttaaaaaaaaaaactgcccATAGCCTTTCCTTCTACTCTTCACCCTGGCCATTCACCATTAGTTATGTAAATATGATGCTACCATTCATTACGAGAGGTCTATCCATAAGGATATATTGTTGAGATGTTTTCAGGCAATGGTTAAACTACACGGACTATTATGAGCAATGTAGGGACTCAGCTCAGGAAAAATGTGCCGGAATTGGACAAAGTCGAATGGAtgtaccaatttaacttcccgactggcctcaaacttatcaccagagtcttacgctagacccctttgctgcaatctctctatcttttccagctcaaACATCCTctacctttctgcttcctccctgtttttctgcctcttctctctgttttcctgcctGTCCAGCCTCaaactgcctctgcctttccacagcctccatctttaattttgctaacttgtacgggagcccaagctcactaggtttactttcaggaaacacctcgAACTCCTCCACTTTAACcacaccctcagatacataatgttcagctattatcctctgcatctgtgacctcctcattgtcaatttcaccttagcaaattttaaccttttagcaatactcaacaactcaatccttctggtgtcTTTTAGTGCCTCAAAGGTTGATGCTTCCAGACATtcatcaacatccattgctgctgattttccacacacaaataaatcaaaagggatttccccaATGAAATCGGTAATTAATCAATACGCCTCCAAATCTGTTCCTATCCAggatgcaggccccaattttgttatGAACCGTAACACTTTAGAAATGAGTCAGCAGCAATAGACTGCACCTGGAGTCTGTTTTTGACgttaaatccactatctttattagtatctactaacaatatagtaatttaagcaaaataaaaaaaagttaagtGTTATGTGTACTTGTGTGTAAAtgtaactcccaaactattgagctcaggGGAAACAAGGCTTGGCGTCTTGAGACGGTAaactatgaaagttcagttcaaccacagaatagttgaggagagagagatatttgtaatccagggtaagtgtcgagagaaggcaataaCGTTGAATTCCACAGCATCCATGGTGGTAAAACGAGAGAACAGTCGCAGTAGATTTTATCCATcatcgttccaaatccacatacaaattatcaccaaaagtgacttgtcacaaggaGTATTGTCTTCAAGTGAAtttccacaccacacccaggcaagtgttaacacataagtggtcttcacaggataccccaaattCGATCCACTCCTGTGGATCAAatgaggtgacaaccacacattcgATGTATGCTGAATCGATGATTAACCCAGCCTTGTGGGCAGAGGAAAGTTCGAAACGgtgacccttggccactagtTCCCTTGTTTCGATCTTTCCATTTATCCTCCTTCATCTCCatctgactctgagtgtctgtgtcctcggataaaactaaacaagctgtgagcgatgtaaacaagctgaaagtcagactgattcaccttcttaatctctctctctctctctctctcaaaatgacAGTCTACAGAAAATGAAACCTAGGGATTCATAacaacggccactccccagtgtgaactgactggtgtgccagtagttgggatgactgaatgaatcctttcccacattctgagcaggtgaacggctttgCCCCAGTGTGATCTTGCTGATGTCTctgcaggttggatgactgagtgaatctcttcccacagactgagcaggtgaacggcctctctcctgtgtgaactcgctgatgtagggtggatgaccaagtgaatcctttcTCACATTCTGAGCagttgaacggcttctccccagtgtgaactcgttgatgtctctgtaggttggatgactgagtgaatcctttcccacatttggagcaggtgaacggcttctccccagtgtgaactcgctgatgactctgtagggaggataactgagtgaatctcttcccacagactgagcaggtgaatggcttttccccagtgtgaacttgctggtggcTCTGTAGggaggataactgagtgaatctcttcccacagacagagcaggtgaacggcttctccccggtgtgaacttgctgatgactctgtaggttggatgactgagtgaatcctttcccacattcggagcaggtgaacggcttctccccagtgtgaactcgctgatcactctgtaggtgagatgaccgagtgaacttcttcccacagtctgagcaggtgaacagcctctccccagtgtgaactcgctgatgtctctgtaggttggatgaccgagtgaatctgctcccacattctgaacaagagaacggcttctccccagtgtgaacttgttgATGTCTCTGTAGTTCGGAtgaatgagtgaatcccttcccacagtctgagcaggtgaatggccactccccagtgtgaactgactggtgtgccagtaggtgggatgactgagtgaatcctttcccacattcggagcaggtgaatggcttctccctagtgtgaactcgctgatgactctgcaggtgggatgaccgagtgaatctcttcccacagactgagcaggtgaacggtttctccccagtgtgaactcgctgatgtgccagtagggtggaagagtgagtgaatctcttctcacagactgagcaggtaaacgacttcttcccagtgtgaatttgctggtgtctctgtaggttggatgactgagtgaatcccttcccacagactgagcaggtgaacggcttctccccagtgtgaactgactggtgtgccagtaggtgggatgactgagtgaatcctttcccacattctgagcagctgaacgGCTTTGCCCCAGTGTGATCTTGCTGATGTCTCTGCAggtgggataactgagtgaatcccttcccacagactgagcaggtgaacggcctctctcctgtgtgaactcgctgatgtctctgtaggtgggatagctgagtgaatctcttcccacagactgagcaggtgaacggcttctccctactgtgaacacgctgatgtctctgtaggtgggataactgagtgaatctcttcccacagacagagcaggtgaacggcttctccctggtgtgaactcgctgatgactctgtaggtgggatgactgagtgaatcctttcccacattcggagcaggtgaatggcctctccccagtgtgaactcgctgatgactctgtaggtgagaTGACGGAGTGaacctcttcccacattctgagcaggtgaacagcctctcccccgtgtgaactcgctgatgtctctgtaggttggatgactgagtgaatctgttcccacattctgaacaagagaacggcttctccccagtgtgaacttgttgATGTCTCTGTAgttcggatgactgagtgaatcccttcccacagtctgagcagctgaacggCTTTGCCCCAGTGTGATCTTGCTGATGTCTCTGCAggtgggataactgagtgaatcccttcccacagactgagcaggtgaacggcctctctcctgtgtgaactcgctgatgtagggtggatgaccaagtgaatcctttcTCACATTCTGAGCagttgaacggcttctccccagtgtgaactcgttgatgtctctgtaggttggatgactgagtgaatcctttcccacatttggagcaggtgaacggcttctccccagtgtgaactcgctgatgactctgtagggaggataactgagtgaatctcttcccacagactgagcagttgaacggcttctccccagtgtgaactcgctgatgtctctgtaggttggatgactgagtgaatcctttcccacggactgagcaggtgaatggcttttccccagtgtgaacttgctggtggcTCTGTAGggaggataactgagtgaatctcttcccacagacagagcaggtgaacggcttctccccggtgtgaacttgctgatgactctgtaggttggatgactgagtgaatcctttcccacattcggagcaggtgaacggccaatctcctgtgtgaactgactggtgtgccagtaggtgggatgactgagtgaatcctttcccacattcggagcaggtgaatggcttctccccagtgtgaagttgctgatgactctgtaggtgcgATGACCGagcgaatctcttcccacattctgagcaggtaaacggcttcttcccagtgtgaacttgctggtgtctccgtaggtgggatgactgagtgaatctcttctcacagactgagcaggtgaacggtttctccccagtgtgaactcgctggtgagccattaggtcagataactaagtgaatcctttcccagaaattcagcagatgaccagcctctgcccagtgtgaactgattggTGAGTCCAAgggtgggaagactgactgaattccttctcacacacagaacagatgaatggccttgtccggtgtgaacttgctgatgtaccttcagttgagatgaccgattgaatccattcccactgtgtaaaatgacgggtgtgccagtcagtcagatgaccgagtgaatccctcccaaCAGTCTGACCAGGAAGGATGGtcgattgaatcccttgctccacttcttaaatatctagacagagacagcaaaactggtgtgccgTGTTTGCAATTCCTGGAGACAAATTCCTTctcgtttttaacctgtaaaaagatttacaaaatccatcagtgggtgtaggacatttcagatgagattacttgagttgccaaggtttgatcaggtatcacactgttacagtgaggttcaacccaagttggagagagaaatcatcttctgactgggcacagtgctggtatctggaatgaccatcaattccctgatgctcttcctgtctctatcagaatggggcatttctgccatctccagtctgtgacttggctcagtttgactctctccattggcattattccctgttcctgctgagcagcatgggtgcctggccccacagtaactgaaacagtaTCAGGCAAATTGTCTTTCTTGTCATGcatctgggattttcttttatgtattattaacttaaagtgccacagttttaacgccatataaaaaattcctgctgagatgaatggttggtccacacagctgttaaaaggacttggagtgaatttttgtattatttcaggttcttgtcacagtcacagaaaattacaacacagaaacaggccctttgggccatctggtttgtgctgaactatttaaaccacccactcccatacccctaccatccaggtacctacacaaacctcttaaatgttgaaattgagcccgcatgcaccacttgtgctggctgctcattccacacccggatgactgtctgtgtgaagaagtttcccctcatgttccccttaacgtttcaccttttACCCATAACCCATGgtctctggttgtcgtcccaccccatctcagtggtaaaagccagcttgcatttaccctatctatacccctcataatagtggtactcctctatcaaatctcccctcaatcttctatgttccaaggaataaagtcctgacctgttcaaactttccctataacccaagtcctccagacctggcaacatccttgtgaattttctctgaactctttcaacctcttttacatctttcctgtaggttggtgaccaaaactgcacacaatactccaaattaggcctcaccattgtcttgtacaatgtcaacaaaacatccatctcctgtactcagtactttggttcatgaaggccaatatgctaaaatctttccttctgtccctatttaactgtgacaccactttcagtgaattatggacatgtattcccagatccctttcttctgcagcgctcctcagtgccctaacattcactgtgtaagacccaggtcccaccaaaatgcaacacctcgcacttgtctccattaaattccattttgcatttctccagctgatccagatcacaCTGAAAGTTATATTTTTTCTTGCTTTCCACTGCATccacagtcttggtgtcatcctcaaatttgctgatccagctaacccTGTTATCATCaaattactgatatagatgacaaacaacaacagatccctcaccgatccctgtggcaaccactagtcacaggcctccagtcagagaggcaaccatatgctaccacacactggcttctcccaaagacagtgtctcatccaatttactatctcatcttgaatgctgagtgactaaaCCTTGGTGACCAACCTCcgatatgagactttgtcaagtgcgttgct from the Mobula birostris isolate sMobBir1 chromosome 13, sMobBir1.hap1, whole genome shotgun sequence genome contains:
- the LOC140208367 gene encoding uncharacterized protein → MAHQRVHTGERPFTCSDCGKGFTRSSHLQRHQSVHTGEKPFTCSICGKTFTQSSNLQSHQRVHTGERPFTCLDCGKTFTQSSHLQRHQSVHTGEKPFTCLDCGKTFTQSSDLQSHQRVHTGEKPFTCSDCGKTFTQSSNLQRHQRVHTGDKPFTCSVCGKTFTQSSHLQSHQRVHTGEKPFTCCECGKGFTQSSNLNKHQQVHTGKKPFTCSECGKRFARSSHLQSHQQLHTGEKPFTCSECGKGFTQSSHLLAHQSVHTGDWPFTCSECGKGFTQSSNLQSHQQVHTGEKPFTCSVCGKRFTQLSSLQSHQQVHTGEKPFTCSVRGKGFTQSSNLQRHQRVHTGEKPFNCSVCGKRFTQLSSLQSHQRVHTGEKPFTCSKCGKGFTQSSNLQRHQRVHTGEKPFNCSECEKGFTWSSTLHQRVHTGERPFTCSVCGKGFTQLSHLQRHQQDHTGAKPFSCSDCGKGFTQSSELQRHQQVHTGEKPFSCSECGNRFTQSSNLQRHQRVHTGERLFTCSECGKRFTPSSHLQSHQRVHTGERPFTCSECGKGFTQSSHLQSHQRVHTREKPFTCSVCGKRFTQLSHLQRHQRVHSREKPFTCSVCGKRFTQLSHLQRHQRVHTGERPFTCSVCGKGFTQLSHLQRHQQDHTGAKPFSCSECGKGFTQSSHLLAHQSVHTGEKPFTCSVCGKGFTQSSNLQRHQQIHTGKKSFTCSVCEKRFTHSSTLLAHQRVHTGEKPFTCSVCGKRFTRSSHLQSHQRVHTREKPFTCSECGKGFTQSSHLLAHQSVHTGEWPFTCSDCGKGFTHSSELQRHQQVHTGEKPFSCSECGSRFTRSSNLQRHQRVHTGERLFTCSDCGKKFTRSSHLQSDQRVHTGEKPFTCSECGKGFTQSSNLQSHQQVHTGEKPFTCSVCGKRFTQLSSLQSHQQVHTGEKPFTCSVCGKRFTQLSSLQSHQRVHTGEKPFTCSKCGKGFTQSSNLQRHQRVHTGEKPFNCSEFCGKRFTQSSNLQRHQQDHTGAKPFTCSECGKGFIQSSQLLAHQSVHTGEWPLL